A stretch of the Pseudopipra pipra isolate bDixPip1 chromosome 11, bDixPip1.hap1, whole genome shotgun sequence genome encodes the following:
- the BAP1 gene encoding ubiquitin carboxyl-terminal hydrolase BAP1 isoform X2, whose product MNKGWLELESDPGLFTLLVEDFGVKGVQVEEIYDLQSKCQGPVYGFIFLFKWIEERRSRRKVSTLVDETSVIDDDIVNNMFFAHQLIPNSCATHALLSVLLNCNNVDLGPTLSRMKDFTKGFSPESKGYAIGNAPELAKAHNSHARPEPRHLPEKQNGISAVRTMEAFHFVSYVPIKGRLFELDGLKVYPIDHGPWAEDEEWTDKARRVIMERIGLATAGEPYHDIRFNLMAVVPDRRMKYESKLHILKMNRQTVLEALQQLIRVTQPELIQTQKSQESQPPEEAKPASSKTVTPETTHPDGTDEPPSQGHPVATQSPSNKAKLGPKTSVCGINGAPPGNPNPIVQRLPAFLDNHNYAKSPMQEEEDLAAGVGRNRVPVRQHQQYSDDEDDYDDEEEEEVRNTNSAIRYKRKGQVKQEHVAGAADGQLSVLQPNTINVLAEKLKESQKDLSIPLSIKTSGGGAAVAVVTHSQPSPTPSNESTDTASEIGSAFNSPLRSPIRSANPTRPSSPVTSHISKVLFGEEDGLLRVDCLRYNRAVRDLGPIVSSGLLHLTEDGVFCPLAAADGGKGSPSSIKPGEEAPVAIKLEEKEGSEASDSKEKVGLGRTSDHPGGEKYSPKELLALLKCVEAEIANYEACLKEEVEKRKKFKIDDQRRTHNYDEFICTFISMLAQEGMLASLVEQNISVRRRQGVSIGRLHKQRKPDRRKRSRPYKAKRQ is encoded by the exons ATGAATAAGGGCTGGCTGGAGCTGGAGAGCGACCCCG GTCTTTTCACACTCCTGGTGGAAGATTTTG GGGTCAAGGGAGTACAGGTTGAAGAGATTTATGATCTGCAGAGCAAATGCCAAGG CCCTGTGTATGGGTTCATCTTCCTGTTCAAGTGGATTGAGGAGCGCAGATCCCGCCGGAAGGTCTCCACGCTGGTGGATGAGACGTCGGTGATCGACGATGACATCGTTAATAACATGTTCTTTGCTCACCAG CTGATCCCCAATTCCTGTGCCACCCATGCCCTGCTGAGCGTCCTCCTGAACTGCAACAATGTTGACCTGGGTCCCACGCTGAGCCGCATGAAGGATTTCACCAAAGGCTTTAGCCCTGAG AGCAAAGGCTATGCCATCGGCAACGCCCCGGAGCTGGCCAAGGCCCACAACAGCCATGCcag GCCGGAGCCGCGGCACCTGCCAGAGAAGCAGAACGGGATCAGCGCCGTGCGGACCATGGAGGCTTTTCACTTTGTCAGTTACGTCCCCATCAAGGGGCGGCTCTTTGAGCTGGACGGGCTGAAGGTCTATCCCATTGACCACG GGCCATGGGCTGAGGACGAGGAATGGACGGACAAAGCCAGGAGAGTGATCATGGAGCGCATTGGCCTGGCCACTGCAGG GGAGCCCTACCACGACATCCGCTTCAACCTGATGGCCGTGGTGCCCGACCGCAGGATGAAGTACGAGTCCAAACTGCACATCCTGAAGATGAACCGCCAGACTGTGCTGGAGGCCTTGCAGCAG CTTATCCGAGTAACTCAGCCTGAGCTGATACAGACCCAGAAGTCTCAAGAGTCTCAACCTCCTGAAGAGGCAAAGCCAGCCAGCAGCAAGACTGTGACTCCAGAGACCACCCACCCAG ATGGCACTGAtgagccccccagccagggccaCCCTGTGGCCACGCAGAGCCCATCCAACAAAGCCAAACTGGGGCCAAAGACATCAGTGTGCGGCATCAACGGGGCACCTCCAGGGAACCCCAACCCCATCGTGCAGAGGCTGCCAGCCTTCCTGGATAACCACAACTACGCCAAGTCCCCCATGCAG gaggaggaagaccTGGCAGCAGGAGTGGGTCGCAACCGGGTCCCAGTCCGACAGCACCAGCAGTACTCGGATGATGAGGATGACTATgatgatgaggaggaggaggaagttcGTAACACCAACTCAGCCATCAG GTACAAGAGGAAAGGGCAGGTGAAGCAAGAGCATGTGGCGGGGGCTGCGGATGGCCAGCTCTCTGTCCTTCAGCCCAACACCATCAACGTCCTTGCTGAGAAGCTGAAGGAGTCTCAAAAGGATCTTTCCATTCCCTTGTCCATCAAGACGAGTGGTGGGGGTGCTGCCGTGGCCGTGGTCACCCACTCCCAGCCCTCTCCCACCCCGAGCAACGAGAGCACAGACACCGCCTCCGAGATCGGCAGCGCCTTCAACTCCCCGCTGCGCTCCCCGATCCGCTCGGCCAACCCCACGCGCCCCTCCAGCCCCGTCACCTCCCACATCTCCAAGGTGCTCTTTGGGGAGGAGGATGGGCTGCTGCGTGTCGACTGCCTGCGCTACAACCGGGCCGTCAGGGACCTGGGGCCCATCGTCAGCTCCGGGCTGCTGCACCTCACCGAGGACGGCGTGTTCTgcccactggctgctgcag ATGGGGGGAAAGGCTCCCCCTCTTCCATTAAACCCGGTGAAGAGGCCCCGGTCGCGATCAaactggaggagaaggagggcaGTGAGGCCAGTGACAGCAAAGAGAAGGTGGGACTTGGCAGGACCAGTGATCACCCTGGGGGGGAAAAGTATTCTCCCAAG GAGCTGCTGGCGCTGCTGAAGTGTGTGGAGGCAGAGATTGCAAACTACGAGGCCTGCCtgaaggaggaggtggagaagaggaagaaattcaAG ATTGATGACCAGAGGAGAACCCACAACTACGATGAGTTCATCTGTACCTTCATCTCCATGCTGGCCCAGGAGg gcATGCTGGCCAGCCTCGTGGAGCAGAACATCTCGGTCCGCAGGCGACAGGGAGTCAGCATCGGCCGCCTGCACAAGCAGAGGAAGCCAGACCGCCGGAAACGCTCCCGCCCGTACAAAGCCAAGCGCCAGTAG
- the BAP1 gene encoding ubiquitin carboxyl-terminal hydrolase BAP1 isoform X4 encodes MNKGWLELESDPGLFTLLVEDFGVKGVQVEEIYDLQSKCQGPVYGFIFLFKWIEERRSRRKVSTLVDETSVIDDDIVNNMFFAHQLIPNSCATHALLSVLLNCNNVDLGPTLSRMKDFTKGFSPESKGYAIGNAPELAKAHNSHARPEPRHLPEKQNGISAVRTMEAFHFVSYVPIKGRLFELDGLKVYPIDHGPWAEDEEWTDKARRVIMERIGLATAGEPYHDIRFNLMAVVPDRRMKYESKLHILKMNRQTVLEALQQLIRVTQPELIQTQKSQESQPPEEAKPASSKTVTPETTHPDGTDEPPSQGHPVATQSPSNKAKLGPKTSVCGINGAPPGNPNPIVQRLPAFLDNHNYAKSPMQEEEDLAAGVGRNRVPVRQHQQYSDDEDDYDDEEEEEVRNTNSAIRYKRKGQVKQEHVAGAADGQLSVLQPNTINVLAEKLKESQKDLSIPLSIKTSGGGAAVAVVTHSQPSPTPSNESTDTASEIGSAFNSPLRSPIRSANPTRPSSPVTSHISKVLFGEEDGLLRVDCLRYNRAVRDLGPIVSSGLLHLTEDGVFCPLAAADGGKGSPSSIKPGEEAPVAIKLEEKEGSEASDSKEKELLALLKCVEAEIANYEACLKEEVEKRKKFKIDDQRRTHNYDEFICTFISMLAQEGMLASLVEQNISVRRRQGVSIGRLHKQRKPDRRKRSRPYKAKRQ; translated from the exons ATGAATAAGGGCTGGCTGGAGCTGGAGAGCGACCCCG GTCTTTTCACACTCCTGGTGGAAGATTTTG GGGTCAAGGGAGTACAGGTTGAAGAGATTTATGATCTGCAGAGCAAATGCCAAGG CCCTGTGTATGGGTTCATCTTCCTGTTCAAGTGGATTGAGGAGCGCAGATCCCGCCGGAAGGTCTCCACGCTGGTGGATGAGACGTCGGTGATCGACGATGACATCGTTAATAACATGTTCTTTGCTCACCAG CTGATCCCCAATTCCTGTGCCACCCATGCCCTGCTGAGCGTCCTCCTGAACTGCAACAATGTTGACCTGGGTCCCACGCTGAGCCGCATGAAGGATTTCACCAAAGGCTTTAGCCCTGAG AGCAAAGGCTATGCCATCGGCAACGCCCCGGAGCTGGCCAAGGCCCACAACAGCCATGCcag GCCGGAGCCGCGGCACCTGCCAGAGAAGCAGAACGGGATCAGCGCCGTGCGGACCATGGAGGCTTTTCACTTTGTCAGTTACGTCCCCATCAAGGGGCGGCTCTTTGAGCTGGACGGGCTGAAGGTCTATCCCATTGACCACG GGCCATGGGCTGAGGACGAGGAATGGACGGACAAAGCCAGGAGAGTGATCATGGAGCGCATTGGCCTGGCCACTGCAGG GGAGCCCTACCACGACATCCGCTTCAACCTGATGGCCGTGGTGCCCGACCGCAGGATGAAGTACGAGTCCAAACTGCACATCCTGAAGATGAACCGCCAGACTGTGCTGGAGGCCTTGCAGCAG CTTATCCGAGTAACTCAGCCTGAGCTGATACAGACCCAGAAGTCTCAAGAGTCTCAACCTCCTGAAGAGGCAAAGCCAGCCAGCAGCAAGACTGTGACTCCAGAGACCACCCACCCAG ATGGCACTGAtgagccccccagccagggccaCCCTGTGGCCACGCAGAGCCCATCCAACAAAGCCAAACTGGGGCCAAAGACATCAGTGTGCGGCATCAACGGGGCACCTCCAGGGAACCCCAACCCCATCGTGCAGAGGCTGCCAGCCTTCCTGGATAACCACAACTACGCCAAGTCCCCCATGCAG gaggaggaagaccTGGCAGCAGGAGTGGGTCGCAACCGGGTCCCAGTCCGACAGCACCAGCAGTACTCGGATGATGAGGATGACTATgatgatgaggaggaggaggaagttcGTAACACCAACTCAGCCATCAG GTACAAGAGGAAAGGGCAGGTGAAGCAAGAGCATGTGGCGGGGGCTGCGGATGGCCAGCTCTCTGTCCTTCAGCCCAACACCATCAACGTCCTTGCTGAGAAGCTGAAGGAGTCTCAAAAGGATCTTTCCATTCCCTTGTCCATCAAGACGAGTGGTGGGGGTGCTGCCGTGGCCGTGGTCACCCACTCCCAGCCCTCTCCCACCCCGAGCAACGAGAGCACAGACACCGCCTCCGAGATCGGCAGCGCCTTCAACTCCCCGCTGCGCTCCCCGATCCGCTCGGCCAACCCCACGCGCCCCTCCAGCCCCGTCACCTCCCACATCTCCAAGGTGCTCTTTGGGGAGGAGGATGGGCTGCTGCGTGTCGACTGCCTGCGCTACAACCGGGCCGTCAGGGACCTGGGGCCCATCGTCAGCTCCGGGCTGCTGCACCTCACCGAGGACGGCGTGTTCTgcccactggctgctgcag ATGGGGGGAAAGGCTCCCCCTCTTCCATTAAACCCGGTGAAGAGGCCCCGGTCGCGATCAaactggaggagaaggagggcaGTGAGGCCAGTGACAGCAAAGAGAAG GAGCTGCTGGCGCTGCTGAAGTGTGTGGAGGCAGAGATTGCAAACTACGAGGCCTGCCtgaaggaggaggtggagaagaggaagaaattcaAG ATTGATGACCAGAGGAGAACCCACAACTACGATGAGTTCATCTGTACCTTCATCTCCATGCTGGCCCAGGAGg gcATGCTGGCCAGCCTCGTGGAGCAGAACATCTCGGTCCGCAGGCGACAGGGAGTCAGCATCGGCCGCCTGCACAAGCAGAGGAAGCCAGACCGCCGGAAACGCTCCCGCCCGTACAAAGCCAAGCGCCAGTAG
- the BAP1 gene encoding ubiquitin carboxyl-terminal hydrolase BAP1 isoform X1, which produces MCAVQVLPAAAHSGDLLLGQSPAVGQGAQGLFTLLVEDFGVKGVQVEEIYDLQSKCQGPVYGFIFLFKWIEERRSRRKVSTLVDETSVIDDDIVNNMFFAHQLIPNSCATHALLSVLLNCNNVDLGPTLSRMKDFTKGFSPESKGYAIGNAPELAKAHNSHARPEPRHLPEKQNGISAVRTMEAFHFVSYVPIKGRLFELDGLKVYPIDHGPWAEDEEWTDKARRVIMERIGLATAGEPYHDIRFNLMAVVPDRRMKYESKLHILKMNRQTVLEALQQLIRVTQPELIQTQKSQESQPPEEAKPASSKTVTPETTHPDGTDEPPSQGHPVATQSPSNKAKLGPKTSVCGINGAPPGNPNPIVQRLPAFLDNHNYAKSPMQEEEDLAAGVGRNRVPVRQHQQYSDDEDDYDDEEEEEVRNTNSAIRYKRKGQVKQEHVAGAADGQLSVLQPNTINVLAEKLKESQKDLSIPLSIKTSGGGAAVAVVTHSQPSPTPSNESTDTASEIGSAFNSPLRSPIRSANPTRPSSPVTSHISKVLFGEEDGLLRVDCLRYNRAVRDLGPIVSSGLLHLTEDGVFCPLAAADGGKGSPSSIKPGEEAPVAIKLEEKEGSEASDSKEKVGLGRTSDHPGGEKYSPKELLALLKCVEAEIANYEACLKEEVEKRKKFKIDDQRRTHNYDEFICTFISMLAQEGMLASLVEQNISVRRRQGVSIGRLHKQRKPDRRKRSRPYKAKRQ; this is translated from the exons ATGTGTGCTGTTCAGgtgctccctgctgctgctcacagtgggGATTTACTTCTTGGCCAGTCACCCGCAGTGGGTCAGGGTGCCCAAG GTCTTTTCACACTCCTGGTGGAAGATTTTG GGGTCAAGGGAGTACAGGTTGAAGAGATTTATGATCTGCAGAGCAAATGCCAAGG CCCTGTGTATGGGTTCATCTTCCTGTTCAAGTGGATTGAGGAGCGCAGATCCCGCCGGAAGGTCTCCACGCTGGTGGATGAGACGTCGGTGATCGACGATGACATCGTTAATAACATGTTCTTTGCTCACCAG CTGATCCCCAATTCCTGTGCCACCCATGCCCTGCTGAGCGTCCTCCTGAACTGCAACAATGTTGACCTGGGTCCCACGCTGAGCCGCATGAAGGATTTCACCAAAGGCTTTAGCCCTGAG AGCAAAGGCTATGCCATCGGCAACGCCCCGGAGCTGGCCAAGGCCCACAACAGCCATGCcag GCCGGAGCCGCGGCACCTGCCAGAGAAGCAGAACGGGATCAGCGCCGTGCGGACCATGGAGGCTTTTCACTTTGTCAGTTACGTCCCCATCAAGGGGCGGCTCTTTGAGCTGGACGGGCTGAAGGTCTATCCCATTGACCACG GGCCATGGGCTGAGGACGAGGAATGGACGGACAAAGCCAGGAGAGTGATCATGGAGCGCATTGGCCTGGCCACTGCAGG GGAGCCCTACCACGACATCCGCTTCAACCTGATGGCCGTGGTGCCCGACCGCAGGATGAAGTACGAGTCCAAACTGCACATCCTGAAGATGAACCGCCAGACTGTGCTGGAGGCCTTGCAGCAG CTTATCCGAGTAACTCAGCCTGAGCTGATACAGACCCAGAAGTCTCAAGAGTCTCAACCTCCTGAAGAGGCAAAGCCAGCCAGCAGCAAGACTGTGACTCCAGAGACCACCCACCCAG ATGGCACTGAtgagccccccagccagggccaCCCTGTGGCCACGCAGAGCCCATCCAACAAAGCCAAACTGGGGCCAAAGACATCAGTGTGCGGCATCAACGGGGCACCTCCAGGGAACCCCAACCCCATCGTGCAGAGGCTGCCAGCCTTCCTGGATAACCACAACTACGCCAAGTCCCCCATGCAG gaggaggaagaccTGGCAGCAGGAGTGGGTCGCAACCGGGTCCCAGTCCGACAGCACCAGCAGTACTCGGATGATGAGGATGACTATgatgatgaggaggaggaggaagttcGTAACACCAACTCAGCCATCAG GTACAAGAGGAAAGGGCAGGTGAAGCAAGAGCATGTGGCGGGGGCTGCGGATGGCCAGCTCTCTGTCCTTCAGCCCAACACCATCAACGTCCTTGCTGAGAAGCTGAAGGAGTCTCAAAAGGATCTTTCCATTCCCTTGTCCATCAAGACGAGTGGTGGGGGTGCTGCCGTGGCCGTGGTCACCCACTCCCAGCCCTCTCCCACCCCGAGCAACGAGAGCACAGACACCGCCTCCGAGATCGGCAGCGCCTTCAACTCCCCGCTGCGCTCCCCGATCCGCTCGGCCAACCCCACGCGCCCCTCCAGCCCCGTCACCTCCCACATCTCCAAGGTGCTCTTTGGGGAGGAGGATGGGCTGCTGCGTGTCGACTGCCTGCGCTACAACCGGGCCGTCAGGGACCTGGGGCCCATCGTCAGCTCCGGGCTGCTGCACCTCACCGAGGACGGCGTGTTCTgcccactggctgctgcag ATGGGGGGAAAGGCTCCCCCTCTTCCATTAAACCCGGTGAAGAGGCCCCGGTCGCGATCAaactggaggagaaggagggcaGTGAGGCCAGTGACAGCAAAGAGAAGGTGGGACTTGGCAGGACCAGTGATCACCCTGGGGGGGAAAAGTATTCTCCCAAG GAGCTGCTGGCGCTGCTGAAGTGTGTGGAGGCAGAGATTGCAAACTACGAGGCCTGCCtgaaggaggaggtggagaagaggaagaaattcaAG ATTGATGACCAGAGGAGAACCCACAACTACGATGAGTTCATCTGTACCTTCATCTCCATGCTGGCCCAGGAGg gcATGCTGGCCAGCCTCGTGGAGCAGAACATCTCGGTCCGCAGGCGACAGGGAGTCAGCATCGGCCGCCTGCACAAGCAGAGGAAGCCAGACCGCCGGAAACGCTCCCGCCCGTACAAAGCCAAGCGCCAGTAG
- the BAP1 gene encoding ubiquitin carboxyl-terminal hydrolase BAP1 isoform X3: MCAVQVLPAAAHSGDLLLGQSPAVGQGAQGLFTLLVEDFGVKGVQVEEIYDLQSKCQGPVYGFIFLFKWIEERRSRRKVSTLVDETSVIDDDIVNNMFFAHQLIPNSCATHALLSVLLNCNNVDLGPTLSRMKDFTKGFSPESKGYAIGNAPELAKAHNSHARPEPRHLPEKQNGISAVRTMEAFHFVSYVPIKGRLFELDGLKVYPIDHGPWAEDEEWTDKARRVIMERIGLATAGEPYHDIRFNLMAVVPDRRMKYESKLHILKMNRQTVLEALQQLIRVTQPELIQTQKSQESQPPEEAKPASSKTVTPETTHPDGTDEPPSQGHPVATQSPSNKAKLGPKTSVCGINGAPPGNPNPIVQRLPAFLDNHNYAKSPMQEEEDLAAGVGRNRVPVRQHQQYSDDEDDYDDEEEEEVRNTNSAIRYKRKGQVKQEHVAGAADGQLSVLQPNTINVLAEKLKESQKDLSIPLSIKTSGGGAAVAVVTHSQPSPTPSNESTDTASEIGSAFNSPLRSPIRSANPTRPSSPVTSHISKVLFGEEDGLLRVDCLRYNRAVRDLGPIVSSGLLHLTEDGVFCPLAAADGGKGSPSSIKPGEEAPVAIKLEEKEGSEASDSKEKELLALLKCVEAEIANYEACLKEEVEKRKKFKIDDQRRTHNYDEFICTFISMLAQEGMLASLVEQNISVRRRQGVSIGRLHKQRKPDRRKRSRPYKAKRQ, translated from the exons ATGTGTGCTGTTCAGgtgctccctgctgctgctcacagtgggGATTTACTTCTTGGCCAGTCACCCGCAGTGGGTCAGGGTGCCCAAG GTCTTTTCACACTCCTGGTGGAAGATTTTG GGGTCAAGGGAGTACAGGTTGAAGAGATTTATGATCTGCAGAGCAAATGCCAAGG CCCTGTGTATGGGTTCATCTTCCTGTTCAAGTGGATTGAGGAGCGCAGATCCCGCCGGAAGGTCTCCACGCTGGTGGATGAGACGTCGGTGATCGACGATGACATCGTTAATAACATGTTCTTTGCTCACCAG CTGATCCCCAATTCCTGTGCCACCCATGCCCTGCTGAGCGTCCTCCTGAACTGCAACAATGTTGACCTGGGTCCCACGCTGAGCCGCATGAAGGATTTCACCAAAGGCTTTAGCCCTGAG AGCAAAGGCTATGCCATCGGCAACGCCCCGGAGCTGGCCAAGGCCCACAACAGCCATGCcag GCCGGAGCCGCGGCACCTGCCAGAGAAGCAGAACGGGATCAGCGCCGTGCGGACCATGGAGGCTTTTCACTTTGTCAGTTACGTCCCCATCAAGGGGCGGCTCTTTGAGCTGGACGGGCTGAAGGTCTATCCCATTGACCACG GGCCATGGGCTGAGGACGAGGAATGGACGGACAAAGCCAGGAGAGTGATCATGGAGCGCATTGGCCTGGCCACTGCAGG GGAGCCCTACCACGACATCCGCTTCAACCTGATGGCCGTGGTGCCCGACCGCAGGATGAAGTACGAGTCCAAACTGCACATCCTGAAGATGAACCGCCAGACTGTGCTGGAGGCCTTGCAGCAG CTTATCCGAGTAACTCAGCCTGAGCTGATACAGACCCAGAAGTCTCAAGAGTCTCAACCTCCTGAAGAGGCAAAGCCAGCCAGCAGCAAGACTGTGACTCCAGAGACCACCCACCCAG ATGGCACTGAtgagccccccagccagggccaCCCTGTGGCCACGCAGAGCCCATCCAACAAAGCCAAACTGGGGCCAAAGACATCAGTGTGCGGCATCAACGGGGCACCTCCAGGGAACCCCAACCCCATCGTGCAGAGGCTGCCAGCCTTCCTGGATAACCACAACTACGCCAAGTCCCCCATGCAG gaggaggaagaccTGGCAGCAGGAGTGGGTCGCAACCGGGTCCCAGTCCGACAGCACCAGCAGTACTCGGATGATGAGGATGACTATgatgatgaggaggaggaggaagttcGTAACACCAACTCAGCCATCAG GTACAAGAGGAAAGGGCAGGTGAAGCAAGAGCATGTGGCGGGGGCTGCGGATGGCCAGCTCTCTGTCCTTCAGCCCAACACCATCAACGTCCTTGCTGAGAAGCTGAAGGAGTCTCAAAAGGATCTTTCCATTCCCTTGTCCATCAAGACGAGTGGTGGGGGTGCTGCCGTGGCCGTGGTCACCCACTCCCAGCCCTCTCCCACCCCGAGCAACGAGAGCACAGACACCGCCTCCGAGATCGGCAGCGCCTTCAACTCCCCGCTGCGCTCCCCGATCCGCTCGGCCAACCCCACGCGCCCCTCCAGCCCCGTCACCTCCCACATCTCCAAGGTGCTCTTTGGGGAGGAGGATGGGCTGCTGCGTGTCGACTGCCTGCGCTACAACCGGGCCGTCAGGGACCTGGGGCCCATCGTCAGCTCCGGGCTGCTGCACCTCACCGAGGACGGCGTGTTCTgcccactggctgctgcag ATGGGGGGAAAGGCTCCCCCTCTTCCATTAAACCCGGTGAAGAGGCCCCGGTCGCGATCAaactggaggagaaggagggcaGTGAGGCCAGTGACAGCAAAGAGAAG GAGCTGCTGGCGCTGCTGAAGTGTGTGGAGGCAGAGATTGCAAACTACGAGGCCTGCCtgaaggaggaggtggagaagaggaagaaattcaAG ATTGATGACCAGAGGAGAACCCACAACTACGATGAGTTCATCTGTACCTTCATCTCCATGCTGGCCCAGGAGg gcATGCTGGCCAGCCTCGTGGAGCAGAACATCTCGGTCCGCAGGCGACAGGGAGTCAGCATCGGCCGCCTGCACAAGCAGAGGAAGCCAGACCGCCGGAAACGCTCCCGCCCGTACAAAGCCAAGCGCCAGTAG